The genomic stretch AAGCACTCGCTCATCGACATCACCGTGCGCGCCACGGGGGACACCCACATCGACGTCCACCACACCGTCGAGGACGTGGCCATCACCCTCGGTGAGGTGCTGCGCACCGCCTTGGGCAACAAGGCAGGCATTCGCCGCTTCGGCGAAGCCACCGTCCCGCTGGACGAAGCCCTGGCCAACGCCGTGGTTGATATCTCCGGCCGCCCCTACCTGGTCCACTCCGGGGAACCGGCAGGTCAGGAATACCACCTCATCGGTGGACACTTCACCGGATCGCTGACTCGACACGTTTTTGAGGCACTGACCCTGCACGCCCAAATCTGCGTGCACATGACAGTGATCGCCGGCCGCGACCCGCACCACATCGTTGAAGCGCAGTTCAAGGCGCTGGCACGCGCCCTGCGTCAAGCCGTCGAAATGGACCCGCGGATCGGCGACGCCATTCCCTCCACCAAGGGCGCGCTCTAAGATGGCGGCCAAGACCGTCACCGTCCTAGACTACGGATCCGGCAACGTCCGCTCCGCTGTGCGCGCCCTGGAGGCAGCCGGTGCCGAGGTTAAACTCTCCGCCAAACCCGATGACATCCTGAACTGCGACGGATTATTTGTGCCAGGTGTTGGCGCCTTTGCCGCGGTCATGCAGGCACTCAAAGACGTCGGCGCCATCCGCTGGATCGGTCGGCGCATCGCCGGCGGCCGCCCGGTGCTCGGCGTCTGCGTCGGACACCAGGTCTTCTTCGAAGAAGGCGTGGAGCACGGGATCCGCACCGAGGGCATCGGCGAATGGCCCGGTACCGTGGCGCTGCTCAAGGCCCCCGTCGTGCCGCACATGGGCTGGAACACACTCACCCCGCCGGCCGGCAGCAAGCTGTTCGCCGGCATCGAGGACGAACGTTTCTACTTCGTGCACTCCTACGCCGTGCAGGAATGGAACTTCGAGGTTGCCCAGCCCAAGATGATCCCACCACAGATCACCTGGGCCGAGCACGGCGGCCCGTTTATTGCCGCCGTGGAAAACGGTCCCCTGTGCGCCCTCCAATTCCACCCGGAGAAGTCCGGCGACGCCGGAGCCAAGCTCCTGCGCAACTGGCTGGAGACCCTCTAACACCATGTGGTCAATTATTCTGATGGCCGCCGCCGGCCTCCTTGCCGGCGGCGCGCTCTCCCTGCGCCAACAACGAGCCCATCTGTCCTGGGTCATCACCGTCTGGGTGCTGGCCGGGCTCTCGCTCTTCGCCGCCTACCGGCTCACGCTCTAACCCCACGGAGCAACCGGTTCGCCGGTTAGCTGGCCAGCCGCTGTATCCCCAGCCGGATGCGGCCTCGTCCTAGAAACAACCAAGGAATGATCATGACCGAGAACTCACAGCCCATCCTGGAATTGCTTCCCGCCGTCGACGTGGTGGACGGACAGGCAGTACGCCTGGTCCAGGGCGAGGCCGGATCCGAAACCGGATACGGCAACCCGCTCGACGCGGCCCTGGCTTGGCAGAATGCCGGAGCCGAATGGATCCACCTGGTCGACCTCGACGCGGCCTTCGACCGCGGCGACAACACCAAGATCCTGGGCCGCATCGCCAGCGAACTCAACATCAAGGTTGAACTCTCCGGCGGCATCCGTGACGATGCATCGCTGGAGCGCGCCCTGGAATTCGGTGCCA from Paeniglutamicibacter sp. Y32M11 encodes the following:
- the hisB gene encoding imidazoleglycerol-phosphate dehydratase HisB; the encoded protein is MSAEKLTGRRARLERSTSESSVLVEIDLDGTGRSDISTSVPFYDHMLTALAKHSLIDITVRATGDTHIDVHHTVEDVAITLGEVLRTALGNKAGIRRFGEATVPLDEALANAVVDISGRPYLVHSGEPAGQEYHLIGGHFTGSLTRHVFEALTLHAQICVHMTVIAGRDPHHIVEAQFKALARALRQAVEMDPRIGDAIPSTKGAL
- the hisH gene encoding imidazole glycerol phosphate synthase subunit HisH; translated protein: MAAKTVTVLDYGSGNVRSAVRALEAAGAEVKLSAKPDDILNCDGLFVPGVGAFAAVMQALKDVGAIRWIGRRIAGGRPVLGVCVGHQVFFEEGVEHGIRTEGIGEWPGTVALLKAPVVPHMGWNTLTPPAGSKLFAGIEDERFYFVHSYAVQEWNFEVAQPKMIPPQITWAEHGGPFIAAVENGPLCALQFHPEKSGDAGAKLLRNWLETL